In a genomic window of Gossypium arboreum isolate Shixiya-1 chromosome 9, ASM2569848v2, whole genome shotgun sequence:
- the LOC108465789 gene encoding uncharacterized protein LOC108465789, translated as MSGSGGVSIARSRGGESRFYNPPPMRKQQQLQQQQQQQQQQMTTTTMQRREQRPPLISKGSTEKRTDHEDCATLLPSSSSSSSSANNSSKTNYDNSTNLDRFLEFTTPVVSAQYLPKTSIRGCRGRERGLECPPYFALKDLWESFKEWSAYGAGVPLLLNGSDSVMQYYVPYLSGIQLYVDQSRPSPRQRMPGEESDTESSRETSSDGSDSDYGVARRANNIVPGSWNQLDIADANIQRLNTLSLRNRPFGGSSSDESDTCNPLGQLIFEYLEHDQPFSREPLADKISVLASQFPALRTYRSCDLSPSSWISVAWYPIYRIPMGPTLQNLDACFLTYHSLSTPLPCNGTDGLPFRGFNVREFHDADMSLKLPLPTFGLAFYKFKVSVWNPDGVNESQKANSLLQAADNWLRLLQVNHPDFRFFVSHNTYWR; from the exons ATGTCGGGCTCTGGTGGCGTTTCGATCGCGAGAAGCCGTGGCGGCGAGAGCCGGTTTTACAATCCGCCGCCGATGAGGAAACAGCAACAACTGCAGcaacagcagcagcagcagcagcagcagatgACTACGACGACGATGCAGCGACGGGAACAAAGGCCGCCGTTGATTTCGAAGGGTTCGACGGAGAAGAGAACGGATCACGAGGATTGCGCCACTTTATTGCCGTCTTCTTCGTCTTCGTCGTCGTCGGCGAATAATAGCAGTAAAACAAATTATGATAATTCGACGAATTTGGATCGGTTCTTGGAGTTTACGACTCCTGTGGTTTCGGCTCAGTATTTACCTAAG ACAAGCATAAGAGGATGCAGAGGGCGGGAGCGCGGACTGGAGTGTCCTCCATATTTTGCGCTTAAGGATTTGTGGGAGTCTTTTAAAGAATGGAGTGCATATGGAGCTGGTGTTCCTCTTTTGTTGAACGGGAGCGACTCTGTAATGCAATACTATGTCCCTTATTTGTCTGGCATTCAGCTGTATGTTGACCAATCAAGACCCTCCCCAAGGCAGAG GATGCCTGGTGAGGAGAGTGATACTGAGTCATCGAGGGAAACAAGTAGTGATGGTAGTGATAGTGATTATGGAGTAGCAAGAAGAGCTAACAACATTGTCCCAGGTTCTTGGAATCAGCTGGATATTGCAGATGCAAATATTCAGAGATTGAATACACTGTCACTAAGAAATAGACCCTTTGGGGGTTCATCAAGTGATGAAAGTGATACTTGTAACCCTTTGGGTCAGCTTATTTTTGAATACTTGGAACATGATCAACCATTTAGTCGTGAGCCCTTGGCTGACAAG ATCTCGGTTCTGGCATCTCAGTTTCCAGCACTGAGGACATATAGGAGCTGCGATCTGTCTCCTTCGAGTTGGATTTCAGTTGCATG GTATCCAATATATAGGATACCGATGGGTCCAACTCTGCAAAATCTTGATGCCTGCTTTTTAACCTACCACTCTCTTTCTACACCCTTACCAT GTAATGGCACGGATGGGTTACCTTTCCGTGGATTTAATGTTAGGGAGTTTCATGATGCTGACATGTCCTTAAAGCTACCATTGCCTACCTTCGGACTTGCTTTCTATAAGTTCAAAGTTTCTGTTTGGAATCCCGATGGGGTTAATGAATCCCAGAAAGCTAATTCCCTTTTGCAAGCCGCTGATAACTGGCTTCGGCTTTTGCAAGTGAATCATCCAGATTTCAGGTTCTTTGTTTCCCACAATACATACTGGCGGTGA